A single genomic interval of uncultured Desulfobulbus sp. harbors:
- a CDS encoding type II secretion system F family protein: MPIYVWSGKNSYGEKRKGELEAIDEAGARAQLRRLRIDNPKVKEKPKDIFENIAFFQPKVTGKDLVIFTRQLSTMIDAGLPLVQCLQILGKQQSNSTFKKVLITIQNDVETGTTLADSMRKHPKVFDSLYCNMIEAGELGGILDTILGRLAAFKEKAMALQKKIKGAMTYPVICLAISILILVVILVFVIPVFVEMFASMDSALPAITQLVVDMSDFVKGNIIYLLMAGIAVFYGIKKIYGTEKGRIKIDAFVLKAPVVGQLTRKVAVSKFTRTLSTMLQSGVPILDALQVVARTAGNKIIERAVFRVSESIAEGRPIAEPLEESGVFPNMVVQMINVGESVGALDTMLEKIADFYDEEVDQAVENLTSMIEPFMMVFLGGMIGGLVVAMYLPIFQMAGNI, encoded by the coding sequence ATGCCGATCTATGTCTGGAGTGGAAAAAACAGCTACGGCGAAAAACGTAAGGGTGAACTGGAAGCCATTGATGAAGCCGGAGCACGGGCTCAACTCAGACGCCTGCGCATCGACAATCCCAAGGTCAAGGAAAAGCCAAAGGATATTTTTGAAAACATAGCGTTTTTCCAACCAAAGGTCACCGGTAAGGATCTGGTCATATTTACCCGCCAGCTCTCCACCATGATCGATGCCGGCCTGCCCCTGGTGCAGTGCCTGCAGATCCTGGGGAAACAGCAATCCAACAGCACCTTTAAAAAAGTGCTCATCACTATTCAAAACGATGTCGAGACCGGGACGACCCTGGCCGATTCGATGCGCAAACATCCCAAGGTGTTTGACAGCCTCTACTGCAACATGATCGAAGCCGGCGAACTGGGCGGTATTCTTGACACCATCCTTGGACGGCTGGCAGCCTTCAAGGAAAAGGCCATGGCCTTGCAGAAGAAGATCAAGGGCGCCATGACCTACCCGGTGATCTGCCTGGCGATCTCCATTCTCATCCTGGTAGTTATTCTCGTGTTCGTCATTCCGGTTTTCGTGGAGATGTTTGCCAGTATGGACTCCGCCCTGCCTGCGATTACCCAACTGGTTGTGGACATGAGCGATTTCGTCAAAGGCAATATCATCTACCTCCTCATGGCCGGAATCGCGGTCTTCTACGGCATCAAAAAAATTTACGGCACGGAAAAGGGGCGTATCAAAATCGACGCCTTTGTGCTGAAGGCACCGGTGGTGGGCCAACTCACCCGCAAGGTGGCGGTCTCCAAGTTCACGCGAACCCTCAGCACCATGCTGCAGAGTGGCGTCCCTATTCTTGATGCCCTGCAGGTTGTGGCCAGAACAGCGGGCAACAAGATTATCGAGCGGGCCGTGTTTCGCGTTTCCGAGAGCATTGCCGAGGGACGGCCGATTGCCGAGCCCCTGGAGGAGTCCGGCGTGTTCCCCAACATGGTGGTTCAGATGATCAATGTCGGCGAGTCGGTCGGCGCCCTGGATACCATGCTGGAAAAAATCGCTGATTTTTATGATGAAGAGGTCGATCAGGCCGTCGAGAATCTCACTTCCATGATAGAACCGTTCATGATGGTTTTTCTTGGTGGCATGATTGGCGGACTTGTAGTAGCAATGTACCTCCCAATTTTCCAGATGGCAGGAAACATCTAA
- a CDS encoding type II toxin-antitoxin system RelE/ParE family toxin translates to MIKSFAHKGLKKFFLTGNKAGIQPKHADRLRLILAQLNQARVIEDMQIPSLCLHELKGERKAIWAVTVQANWRITFKFENGDAEIVNYEDYH, encoded by the coding sequence ATGATCAAAAGTTTTGCCCATAAAGGATTGAAAAAATTCTTTCTCACAGGAAACAAAGCCGGGATTCAACCTAAACACGCGGACAGGTTGCGGCTTATCCTTGCTCAGCTCAACCAAGCAAGGGTCATTGAGGATATGCAAATTCCGTCTTTATGCCTGCATGAACTCAAAGGTGAACGGAAGGCGATATGGGCAGTCACTGTTCAAGCGAATTGGCGAATCACTTTCAAATTCGAAAATGGTGATGCCGAAATCGTAAATTATGAAGATTACCACTAG
- the eno gene encoding phosphopyruvate hydratase — protein sequence MSEIIGVIAREILDSRGNPTVEVEVQLESGAIGRAAVPSGASTGTREALELRDKENKRYGGKGVLTAVANVNDTITPAILGFESAQQVIIDKTMLELDGTANKEKLGANAILGVSMAVAKATAMELELPLYNYLGGVNAKVLPVPMMNILNGGAHADNNVDIQEFMILPAGASSFREALRMGAETFHALKSVLKKRGLQTAGGDEGGFAPNLRSNEEAMEAILEGIVQAGYAPGKDIFIGIDAASSEFYSAEEKLYVLNAEKSPKKSAAQMIEFYSDWVNKYPLISIEDGLDESDWDGWKLLTQALGNKIQLVGDDIFVTNTSILKEGIAKNIANSILIKLNQIGSLTETIDAVDMAHRASYTAVISHRSGETEDATIADLAVALNSGQIKTGAPSRSDRVAKYNQLLRIEEELGAAARFAGLSAFGFLA from the coding sequence ATGAGCGAAATTATCGGCGTCATCGCCAGAGAGATACTCGACTCCCGTGGCAACCCAACCGTTGAAGTTGAGGTGCAGCTCGAATCCGGTGCCATCGGTCGGGCTGCCGTTCCTTCAGGAGCCTCCACCGGAACCCGCGAAGCGCTGGAATTGCGGGACAAGGAAAACAAACGCTACGGCGGCAAGGGCGTGCTCACCGCAGTGGCCAATGTCAACGATACCATCACCCCTGCCATTCTCGGTTTTGAATCGGCACAGCAGGTCATCATCGACAAAACCATGCTTGAGCTGGACGGCACCGCCAACAAGGAAAAACTCGGTGCCAATGCCATCCTCGGCGTGTCCATGGCCGTGGCCAAGGCAACCGCCATGGAGCTCGAACTGCCGCTCTACAACTACCTCGGCGGGGTCAACGCCAAGGTCCTTCCAGTCCCGATGATGAACATCCTCAACGGTGGCGCCCATGCGGACAACAACGTTGATATCCAGGAGTTCATGATCCTGCCGGCCGGCGCTTCCTCGTTCAGAGAGGCACTACGGATGGGGGCCGAGACCTTCCACGCCTTGAAATCGGTCCTGAAAAAACGCGGCTTACAGACTGCCGGCGGTGATGAGGGCGGTTTTGCCCCCAACCTGCGTTCCAACGAAGAGGCTATGGAGGCCATCCTCGAGGGGATTGTTCAGGCCGGTTATGCTCCGGGCAAGGATATCTTCATCGGTATCGACGCCGCCTCCAGCGAGTTCTATTCCGCCGAGGAGAAACTCTATGTGCTCAACGCGGAAAAGAGCCCGAAAAAGAGCGCTGCGCAGATGATCGAATTCTACAGTGACTGGGTCAACAAATATCCATTGATCTCCATTGAAGATGGACTGGATGAGTCGGACTGGGATGGCTGGAAACTGCTGACCCAGGCGCTGGGCAACAAGATCCAGCTGGTGGGCGACGATATCTTCGTGACCAACACCAGCATTCTCAAAGAGGGCATCGCCAAAAATATTGCCAACTCTATCCTGATCAAACTCAATCAGATAGGCTCACTCACCGAAACCATCGATGCCGTGGACATGGCCCATCGCGCCTCCTACACCGCGGTCATCTCCCATCGTTCCGGGGAAACCGAAGATGCGACCATTGCCGATCTGGCGGTGGCCTTGAACAGCGGACAGATCAAGACCGGCGCACCATCGCGCAGTGACCGTGTGGCCAAGTACAATCAGTTGCTGAGAATCGAGGAAGAGCTGGGTGCAGCAGCCCGTTTTGCCGGTCTGTCCGCCTTTGGATTTCTTGCATGA
- a CDS encoding TatD family hydrolase gives MKSPPPLPHLNGPAQLIDTHCHLDMEDYGHDLDQVIATAGQHGVTRIITIGIDVPSSEAALRLATQHANVFATVGIHPHDAQQATPQSLERLRRLAGHAKVVGYGEIGLDYFKDYSPRPTQIEAFYRQLILAKELDLPVVIHDRDAHEDTLRLLQENGPFPRKGVMHCFSGDIRLAEATLELGFLLSIPGVVTFANAQTLREVIRAVDLDALLVETDGPFLAPVPYRGKRNEPKYVLYTAQMIAELKNISLEEVARVTTANATRLFHLPEARYDQ, from the coding sequence ATGAAATCACCGCCCCCCTTGCCCCATTTGAACGGTCCCGCTCAACTTATCGATACCCACTGCCATCTTGATATGGAAGATTATGGCCACGACCTTGACCAGGTTATCGCTACAGCTGGCCAACATGGCGTGACCCGCATCATCACCATCGGCATCGATGTGCCCAGTTCCGAGGCAGCACTTCGCCTGGCGACCCAACACGCCAACGTCTTTGCTACGGTCGGTATTCACCCCCACGATGCACAACAGGCCACGCCCCAGTCCCTCGAGCGACTGCGACGACTGGCTGGTCATGCCAAGGTGGTCGGTTATGGTGAAATCGGCCTTGATTACTTCAAGGACTACTCACCGCGCCCCACCCAGATCGAGGCGTTTTATCGCCAGTTGATCTTGGCCAAGGAGCTTGATTTACCGGTCGTCATTCACGATCGCGACGCCCATGAGGACACCCTGCGCCTGCTGCAAGAGAACGGACCTTTTCCGCGCAAGGGGGTCATGCACTGCTTTTCAGGGGATATCCGGCTGGCAGAGGCGACCCTTGAGCTCGGGTTTCTGCTCTCGATTCCGGGGGTGGTCACCTTTGCCAATGCCCAAACCCTGAGGGAAGTGATCCGGGCAGTGGACCTGGACGCTCTCCTGGTGGAGACGGATGGGCCTTTTCTCGCGCCGGTTCCGTATCGGGGAAAACGCAACGAACCCAAATACGTCCTCTATACCGCACAGATGATCGCCGAGTTGAAAAACATTTCCCTGGAAGAGGTGGCACGGGTAACCACGGCCAATGCAACCCGCCTCTTTCATCTGCCGGAGGCCAGATATGATCAGTGA
- a CDS encoding integration host factor subunit alpha: MTLTKADLVQQVYKTHPHLTKSQSTDSVETFLTLSKTSLITGEDLLLSGFGKFNIKDKKARRGRNPQTGNELTLDARRVVTFKPSGILRSRINSD; the protein is encoded by the coding sequence ATGACTTTGACGAAGGCAGATTTAGTACAGCAGGTGTACAAAACTCATCCTCATTTAACAAAATCCCAATCCACTGACTCGGTAGAAACTTTTCTCACCTTGTCCAAGACCTCGCTGATCACTGGTGAGGACTTGCTCCTCAGTGGTTTTGGCAAATTCAACATAAAGGATAAAAAAGCCCGCCGGGGCCGTAATCCGCAAACAGGCAACGAACTCACCCTTGACGCCCGTCGGGTGGTGACCTTCAAACCCTCGGGTATCTTGCGGTCCCGGATTAATTCCGACTAA
- a CDS encoding YggS family pyridoxal phosphate-dependent enzyme, with product MISDNLTQIQSNIAEAARKAGRGPKSIKLVAVSKFVAVERIQEAINCGQTLFGENYLQEAADKITVLGESARWHFIGHLQSNKAKQAASLFDMVETVDRLKIAKALDAQAQQLGKTLSVLVQVNIGREPQKSGILPEDAHTLLRAIAQETNLRVCGLMTMPPFFDQPERSRPYFREMRQLAEQLAEQQLFTDTTKIELSMGMSGDYEVAIEEGATIVRVGTALFGSRN from the coding sequence ATGATCAGTGACAACCTTACCCAGATACAGTCCAACATAGCTGAAGCCGCCCGTAAAGCTGGACGAGGTCCGAAATCCATCAAACTGGTGGCCGTGAGCAAATTTGTTGCCGTTGAACGCATCCAAGAGGCGATCAACTGCGGCCAGACCCTGTTCGGCGAAAATTATCTGCAGGAGGCTGCCGACAAGATTACCGTTTTGGGCGAAAGCGCCAGGTGGCATTTCATCGGGCATCTGCAGAGCAACAAGGCCAAGCAGGCCGCGTCCCTGTTTGACATGGTGGAAACCGTTGATCGGTTAAAAATCGCCAAGGCCCTGGATGCCCAGGCACAACAGCTGGGCAAGACGCTCTCCGTGCTTGTGCAGGTGAATATCGGACGCGAGCCGCAAAAATCAGGCATCCTTCCTGAGGATGCCCATACCTTGCTGCGGGCCATCGCCCAGGAGACGAATCTGCGGGTCTGCGGCCTGATGACCATGCCCCCGTTTTTTGACCAGCCGGAAAGAAGCCGCCCCTACTTTCGCGAAATGCGGCAACTGGCGGAGCAACTTGCCGAACAGCAGCTTTTCACCGACACGACCAAGATCGAACTTTCCATGGGCATGTCCGGAGACTACGAGGTCGCCATCGAGGAGGGGGCCACGATCGTCCGGGTCGGCACCGCCCTGTTTGGCAGCAGAAACTAA
- a CDS encoding PxxKW family cysteine-rich protein, whose amino-acid sequence MEDFFLIQEKVYIFSGVGDMQTDNMAKFSEGAFLPVIEKCEGCDRIVEAEGNKYCNSYMNPAAKWRMGICNFATHAKPEVKIVKIRVNPLKAAKRASKRK is encoded by the coding sequence ATGGAAGATTTTTTTCTGATTCAAGAAAAAGTTTATATTTTTTCAGGAGTTGGCGATATGCAGACAGACAACATGGCAAAGTTTAGCGAGGGTGCGTTTCTCCCGGTAATTGAAAAATGCGAAGGGTGTGATCGAATTGTGGAGGCAGAAGGCAATAAATACTGCAATTCGTACATGAACCCGGCTGCCAAATGGCGCATGGGCATATGCAACTTCGCAACCCATGCCAAACCCGAGGTGAAGATCGTGAAGATTCGCGTGAACCCGCTGAAGGCTGCCAAGCGCGCATCCAAACGGAAGTAA
- a CDS encoding HigA family addiction module antitoxin — MRMHNPPHPGEILSELWLKPMGLSVSQAANALGISRKTLSKIVNGKSGISPEMAFRLSIAFGGSPESWMGHQTAFDLWKIEQKKSTLNVTPLLAH; from the coding sequence ATGCGGATGCATAACCCGCCACATCCTGGAGAGATTTTAAGCGAACTCTGGTTAAAGCCTATGGGGCTGTCAGTGAGTCAAGCCGCAAATGCTCTTGGTATAAGCAGGAAAACTTTGTCAAAAATCGTGAATGGCAAGTCTGGTATTTCGCCAGAAATGGCTTTTCGTTTATCTATAGCTTTTGGAGGAAGCCCAGAAAGCTGGATGGGCCACCAAACAGCCTTTGATTTATGGAAAATCGAACAAAAGAAATCGACGTTAAATGTAACGCCTCTATTGGCTCATTGA